One Actinospica robiniae DSM 44927 genomic region harbors:
- a CDS encoding DUF6510 family protein — protein MSATAPAEPVHDHAPEDDDYEDGNALAGPLAEIFAVDVTTAVGTCSGCRTAGPLAGLHVYGHAPGLVARCPVCGQVMLRLVHGEGEAWLDVHGALSLRIGLSQDA, from the coding sequence ATGTCCGCGACCGCGCCGGCCGAGCCTGTTCACGACCACGCCCCGGAGGACGACGACTACGAGGACGGCAACGCCCTGGCCGGGCCGCTGGCCGAGATCTTCGCGGTGGACGTGACCACGGCCGTCGGCACCTGCTCCGGCTGCCGGACGGCCGGGCCGTTGGCCGGGCTGCACGTCTACGGCCATGCCCCCGGCCTCGTCGCGCGCTGCCCGGTGTGCGGCCAGGTGATGCTCCGGCTGGTCCACGGCGAAGGCGAGGCCTGGCTCGACGTGCACGGCGCGCTCAGCCTGCGGATCGGGTTGAGCCAGGACGCCTGA
- a CDS encoding ferredoxin reductase, with protein sequence MAGTALLGRLSERLRWRACTLVEERNETSSARTLVFDVPDWPGHFGGQHVDVRLTAEDGYSAQRSYSIASAEAGGRLELTVQRVAEGEVSPYLIDQLAVGDQIELRGPVGGWFVWQPEQTEPVLLVAGGSGLVPLMAMIRARRAAGSRAPFRLIYSVRSPGDRIYLAELRRLDPGLDTTFLYTREAPDGWPRPAGRLDAEDLARAGWPPDFEPTVYVCGPTGFVEHAADLLVDLGHDAERIRTERFGPSGG encoded by the coding sequence ATGGCGGGAACAGCGTTACTGGGGCGACTGAGCGAGCGGCTGCGTTGGCGCGCCTGCACCCTGGTCGAGGAACGGAACGAGACGTCGAGCGCGCGCACGCTCGTGTTCGACGTGCCGGACTGGCCCGGGCACTTCGGCGGGCAGCACGTGGACGTCCGGCTGACCGCCGAGGACGGCTACAGCGCCCAGCGCAGCTACTCGATCGCGTCCGCGGAGGCGGGCGGTCGGCTGGAGCTGACCGTCCAGCGCGTCGCGGAGGGGGAGGTCTCGCCGTATCTGATCGACCAGCTCGCGGTCGGCGACCAGATCGAGCTGCGCGGGCCGGTCGGCGGCTGGTTCGTCTGGCAGCCGGAGCAGACCGAGCCGGTGCTGCTGGTCGCGGGCGGCTCGGGACTGGTGCCGCTGATGGCGATGATCCGCGCGCGGCGGGCCGCCGGCAGCCGCGCGCCGTTCCGCCTGATCTACTCCGTGCGCTCGCCCGGGGACCGGATCTACCTCGCCGAGCTGCGTCGGCTCGACCCCGGCCTGGACACCACCTTCCTCTACACGCGCGAGGCCCCCGACGGCTGGCCGCGGCCCGCCGGCCGCCTCGACGCCGAGGACCTCGCCCGCGCCGGCTGGCCGCCCGACTTCGAGCCGACGGTGTACGTGTGCGGCCCCACCGGGTTCGTCGAACACGCCGCCGATCTGCTGGTCGACCTCGGCCACGACGCCGAACGGATCCGCACCGAACGCTTCGGACCATCTGGAGGCTGA